A region from the Sutcliffiella horikoshii genome encodes:
- a CDS encoding Leu/Phe/Val dehydrogenase — MKTLTSEVGGMEMFDKIQQHQQVVFCNDPDTGLKAIIAIHNTTLGPALGGCRMQPYQSVDAALYDVLRLSKGMTYKCAAADVDFGGGKAVIIGDPNKDKTPELFRAFGQFVESLNGRFYTGTDMGTSPEDFVHALKETNCIVGVDEVYGGSGDSSVPTAQGVIYGIEATNLTLWGSKNLYGKSYAIQGLGKVGAKVAEQLMHAGADIYVSDINEFAINQLVSKAKEIGAGIKVVGGDEIYSVDADVFVPCALGGIINDQTIEQLKVKAVVGSANNQLIENHHCAMLQEKGILYAPDYIVNAGGLIQVADELYEPNKERVLRKTMAIYNSLMDVYKEAEKMNITTVEAANNFCEQRLVDRSRRNSFFTHSKRPKWSVRV; from the coding sequence ATGAAAACGCTTACTTCTGAAGTCGGGGGAATGGAAATGTTCGATAAAATTCAACAACACCAACAAGTTGTATTCTGTAATGATCCAGATACAGGTTTAAAAGCCATTATTGCGATACATAACACAACTTTAGGGCCTGCTTTAGGCGGATGCCGGATGCAACCATATCAATCAGTGGATGCCGCATTATATGATGTTCTTCGTCTTTCAAAAGGGATGACCTATAAATGTGCAGCAGCTGATGTAGACTTTGGCGGAGGGAAGGCGGTCATCATTGGTGACCCTAATAAAGACAAAACGCCTGAACTATTTAGAGCGTTCGGTCAATTTGTCGAATCGTTAAACGGACGTTTTTATACTGGCACAGATATGGGAACATCACCAGAGGATTTTGTGCATGCCTTAAAAGAAACAAATTGTATTGTGGGAGTAGATGAGGTGTATGGCGGAAGTGGGGATTCCTCCGTTCCAACAGCTCAAGGAGTGATCTACGGAATTGAAGCGACAAACCTTACACTATGGGGTTCAAAAAACCTTTACGGAAAAAGTTATGCAATCCAAGGACTTGGGAAGGTCGGGGCAAAAGTGGCAGAGCAGCTAATGCATGCTGGAGCGGACATTTATGTATCTGATATCAATGAATTCGCCATTAACCAACTTGTGTCCAAAGCGAAAGAAATTGGAGCTGGTATCAAAGTGGTTGGCGGAGATGAAATCTATTCGGTGGATGCAGATGTATTTGTACCGTGCGCCCTTGGAGGCATCATTAACGATCAGACAATAGAACAGTTGAAGGTAAAAGCAGTAGTAGGTTCTGCCAATAACCAGCTGATCGAAAATCATCACTGTGCGATGCTGCAGGAAAAAGGAATCCTCTATGCTCCAGATTACATTGTCAATGCCGGTGGACTGATTCAAGTGGCAGATGAACTATATGAACCGAACAAAGAGCGTGTTCTTCGCAAAACAATGGCTATCTACAACTCTTTGATGGATGTATATAAAGAAGCAGAGAAAATGAATATTACGACAGTGGAAGCAGCAAATAATTTCTGTGAACAGAGATTAGTAGACAGAAGCAGAAGAAACAGCTTCTTTACACATTCCAAGCGACCAAAATGGTCAGTACGAGTTTAA
- a CDS encoding ABC transporter ATP-binding protein: MLHLTQINKIFNEGTLDEKNALDTINLSLKKGDFVTIIGSNGAGKSTLMNMISGVLTPDTGKVEIDGRNVTYMAEHRRAKYIGRVFQDPMAGTAPTMTIEENLAMAYSRDKNRTLKMGVTKKRKTYFKEVLETLHLGLENRLSAKVGLLSGGERQALSLLMATFTEPDILLLDEHTAALDPSRAELITNITKEIVAEKGLTTLMVTHNMQQALDLGNRLIMMDKGQIILEVGEEEKKSLTIERLLAEFQRIRGQAMTNDRALLS; encoded by the coding sequence GTGCTACATTTAACACAGATTAACAAGATCTTCAATGAAGGAACATTAGATGAAAAAAATGCGCTTGATACCATCAACCTTTCCTTGAAAAAAGGCGATTTCGTTACCATCATCGGTAGTAACGGTGCCGGCAAGTCCACTTTGATGAATATGATTTCAGGAGTGCTGACGCCTGATACAGGAAAGGTAGAGATTGATGGACGCAATGTCACTTATATGGCAGAGCACAGAAGAGCCAAATATATCGGAAGGGTGTTCCAGGATCCGATGGCAGGAACGGCTCCTACGATGACGATTGAAGAGAATTTGGCAATGGCCTATTCACGAGATAAAAATCGCACCTTAAAGATGGGTGTGACAAAAAAGAGAAAAACCTATTTCAAAGAGGTGCTCGAAACGTTGCACCTTGGTTTGGAAAATAGATTGAGTGCAAAGGTTGGATTGCTTTCAGGTGGGGAAAGACAAGCATTGTCACTTTTGATGGCAACATTCACAGAACCTGATATTCTGCTTTTGGATGAGCATACTGCTGCACTTGATCCTTCTCGTGCAGAATTGATTACCAACATCACAAAAGAAATCGTTGCAGAAAAAGGGTTGACCACACTGATGGTGACCCACAACATGCAGCAGGCTTTGGATCTGGGGAATCGCTTAATTATGATGGATAAGGGGCAAATCATTCTTGAAGTGGGAGAGGAAGAAAAGAAATCTCTTACCATTGAACGATTGTTAGCTGAATTCCAGCGAATTCGCGGTCAAGCAATGACCAACGACAGAGCATTGTTAAGTTGA
- a CDS encoding thioesterase family protein, whose amino-acid sequence MKPELTLGTKHSIQITVTNEMFAQFEGELVHPVYSTAMMVYHMEWVSRQIILGILDETEEGMGAEVKVKHLAPAKEGTILTLEATVVGLKKNFIITKVLIFSEYRVVGEGEVTQVILPKSKIITMID is encoded by the coding sequence ATGAAGCCGGAACTAACCTTAGGTACGAAACATTCCATTCAAATCACCGTTACCAATGAAATGTTTGCCCAGTTTGAAGGAGAACTAGTGCATCCCGTGTACTCCACAGCAATGATGGTCTATCACATGGAGTGGGTTTCACGGCAAATAATTTTAGGGATTTTGGATGAGACAGAAGAAGGAATGGGTGCAGAAGTTAAAGTGAAGCATCTGGCACCGGCAAAAGAGGGAACCATTTTAACGTTAGAAGCAACGGTAGTGGGTCTTAAAAAGAACTTCATCATCACAAAAGTCCTAATATTTTCTGAATATCGTGTTGTTGGCGAAGGGGAAGTTACGCAAGTTATATTACCAAAAAGTAAAATCATAACAATGATAGACTAA
- a CDS encoding ABC transporter permease, whose protein sequence is MVTAIFGSVELGIIYAIMALGVYLSFRVLDFPDLTVDGSFVTGAAVAATMIVSGYSPVTATVVAMVAGFIAGCITGSLHTFGKINPLLSGILMMIALYSINLRIMGRSNVPLLNSDTFFTNIRSWWGNTGIDEFLNNIFSTIGLGAFVPRTWGIIFIMLIVTFAIKIITDLFLKTEIGLAIRATGDNKRMIRSLSANTSGLVILGLGISNAMVAFSGALIAQHGGYADVGMGIGMIIIGLASVIIGEAIFGTKTIAWTTFAVIGGAIIYRIVVTLALRVEFLETGDLKAITATIVILALITPKFIDGYKDRKRKKQKMLKLGSLQSANEKGDQRATFNTD, encoded by the coding sequence ATGGTAACAGCAATTTTTGGTTCAGTCGAATTGGGAATCATCTACGCGATCATGGCCCTAGGGGTATATCTTTCCTTTAGGGTCCTTGATTTTCCCGATTTGACGGTAGATGGTAGCTTTGTAACTGGCGCTGCAGTTGCTGCGACAATGATTGTAAGTGGCTATAGTCCCGTCACAGCTACAGTGGTGGCGATGGTCGCAGGATTTATCGCAGGGTGCATTACCGGTTCCTTACATACGTTTGGAAAGATTAATCCACTATTATCTGGTATTTTAATGATGATTGCCCTATATTCCATCAATTTGCGAATTATGGGAAGGTCGAATGTTCCATTATTAAATAGTGATACCTTTTTCACCAACATCCGTTCTTGGTGGGGGAATACCGGGATAGATGAATTTTTAAACAATATTTTCTCCACTATCGGTTTAGGTGCATTTGTACCTAGAACATGGGGAATCATCTTCATCATGTTGATAGTGACGTTTGCCATTAAAATCATAACCGATTTGTTCTTGAAGACGGAAATCGGTTTGGCAATCAGGGCTACAGGTGATAATAAGCGGATGATTCGAAGCCTTTCTGCCAATACAAGTGGACTGGTTATTCTTGGTCTAGGGATTTCCAATGCCATGGTTGCATTTTCAGGGGCATTGATCGCTCAGCATGGCGGGTATGCAGACGTTGGAATGGGGATCGGGATGATTATCATCGGTTTGGCATCTGTTATTATCGGAGAGGCCATTTTTGGTACTAAAACGATTGCATGGACCACGTTTGCCGTTATCGGCGGTGCCATCATCTATCGTATTGTTGTGACGCTTGCATTGAGGGTGGAATTTTTAGAAACCGGTGACTTGAAAGCCATTACGGCAACCATTGTTATTTTGGCGCTTATCACCCCTAAATTCATTGATGGCTACAAAGATCGAAAGAGGAAAAAACAGAAGATGCTAAAACTGGGATCTTTACAATCTGCCAATGAAAAGGGGGATCAACGTGCTACATTTAACACAGATTAA
- the pdhA gene encoding pyruvate dehydrogenase (acetyl-transferring) E1 component subunit alpha: MNDQFPIIQIIDNQGNFLDKAYEERINEELAKSMYRHLLRIRTFDKKCISLQRQGRIGTYAPYEGQEASQVGSAMALNEDDWLFPSYRDHGATMTFGHSLRNILLFWNGRNEGCIPANGKKVFPPGIPIATQLPHAVGAAYAEKRKGTKNASIVYFGDGATSEGDFHEGLNFASVLKAPVVFFNQNNHFAISVPLSKQMNTETIAQKALAYDMRSVRIDGNDVFAVYFHTLDSLEQARNGEGPTLIEAVTWRYGAHTTADDPTKYRDQSENEKRRENDPILRLERFMKNQGWFAEDWKESMLAELSQEVDTAIEEMENFPKANPADMFDYVFEKPTWGIEQQKKELLQLMRGEA; this comes from the coding sequence TTGAACGATCAATTTCCTATCATTCAAATTATCGATAATCAGGGGAATTTCCTTGATAAAGCGTACGAAGAAAGAATCAATGAAGAACTGGCAAAGTCCATGTATAGGCATTTACTCAGAATTCGCACCTTTGACAAAAAGTGTATAAGTCTTCAACGCCAAGGCCGCATAGGGACCTATGCACCTTATGAGGGGCAAGAAGCATCCCAGGTTGGAAGTGCGATGGCACTGAATGAAGATGATTGGTTATTTCCTTCCTATAGGGATCACGGGGCAACCATGACGTTCGGACACTCCCTTCGCAACATCCTCCTATTTTGGAATGGAAGAAATGAAGGATGTATTCCGGCAAATGGGAAGAAAGTATTTCCGCCGGGGATTCCAATTGCAACCCAACTGCCACATGCTGTTGGCGCGGCCTATGCAGAGAAAAGAAAAGGAACCAAAAATGCAAGTATTGTTTATTTTGGGGATGGAGCAACATCTGAAGGGGATTTTCATGAAGGGTTAAACTTTGCAAGTGTTCTTAAGGCGCCGGTTGTGTTTTTTAACCAGAACAATCATTTTGCCATTTCGGTACCATTATCCAAACAAATGAATACCGAAACAATTGCTCAGAAAGCCCTTGCTTATGATATGAGAAGCGTCAGAATTGACGGAAATGATGTTTTTGCCGTTTATTTTCATACGTTGGATTCATTAGAACAAGCAAGAAACGGCGAGGGGCCAACATTAATTGAAGCGGTAACATGGAGATATGGAGCCCACACCACTGCTGATGATCCAACCAAATATCGAGACCAATCTGAAAATGAGAAGAGACGCGAGAATGACCCGATCCTTCGCTTGGAACGGTTTATGAAAAATCAAGGCTGGTTTGCAGAAGACTGGAAAGAATCTATGTTAGCGGAGCTTTCTCAAGAAGTCGATACAGCAATAGAGGAAATGGAGAATTTTCCAAAAGCAAACCCTGCAGACATGTTCGACTACGTTTTTGAAAAACCGACATGGGGAATTGAGCAGCAGAAAAAGGAACTTCTTCAACTGATGAGAGGTGAAGCATAG
- a CDS encoding alpha-ketoacid dehydrogenase subunit beta: MVQAITDGLDTMLRENENVLLMGEDIGVNGGVFRATEGLQRKYGEDRVLDTPLSEAGFIGAAIGMAINGFRPVTEIQFLGFIYPAYEQIMTHASRIRARTMGHYTVPMVIRAPYGAGVRAPEIHSDSTEAIFTHMPGIKVVCPSNPYDAKGLLIAAIEDPDPVLFLEPMRCYRSVREEVPEGKYTVEIGKGKICREGEDVTIIAWGAMIPVALQSAKKLESEGVSCEVIDLRSLYPIDKDIIAESVQKTGRTVIVHEAHAATSVSGDVLAIINETSFLYQRAPVERVTGFDVPVPYFGFEDYYLPTTDRVVAAVNKVMKF, translated from the coding sequence ATGGTTCAAGCGATCACGGACGGACTAGACACCATGCTACGTGAAAACGAAAATGTCCTTCTCATGGGTGAAGACATTGGAGTAAATGGCGGTGTTTTCCGTGCTACAGAAGGCCTGCAACGAAAATATGGCGAAGATCGTGTATTGGATACCCCTTTAAGTGAAGCTGGTTTCATCGGAGCCGCAATCGGAATGGCCATAAATGGTTTCCGTCCGGTTACAGAGATTCAATTTCTTGGATTCATTTATCCTGCCTACGAACAAATCATGACGCATGCATCACGAATCAGGGCAAGAACGATGGGACATTACACCGTCCCAATGGTCATCCGAGCACCATATGGGGCTGGAGTAAGGGCCCCGGAGATCCACTCAGATAGTACAGAGGCAATTTTTACCCATATGCCGGGAATTAAAGTGGTTTGTCCGTCTAACCCATATGACGCTAAAGGTTTATTGATTGCTGCAATTGAGGATCCTGATCCGGTACTATTTTTGGAGCCGATGCGTTGTTATCGTTCTGTCAGAGAAGAAGTGCCAGAAGGGAAATATACAGTTGAAATCGGGAAAGGGAAGATCTGCAGGGAAGGCGAGGATGTCACCATTATTGCGTGGGGAGCGATGATTCCGGTTGCCCTTCAATCAGCAAAAAAACTAGAGTCTGAGGGTGTAAGTTGCGAAGTGATCGACCTGAGAAGCCTCTACCCGATTGACAAAGATATTATTGCAGAATCTGTCCAAAAAACAGGGAGAACGGTTATTGTGCACGAAGCCCATGCGGCAACAAGTGTAAGTGGGGATGTTCTTGCCATCATCAATGAAACATCGTTCCTTTATCAAAGGGCGCCGGTGGAGCGCGTGACGGGATTTGATGTGCCTGTTCCATATTTTGGATTTGAAGACTACTATCTGCCAACTACTGACAGGGTGGTTGCGGCAGTAAATAAAGTGATGAAGTTTTAG